In Thermoplasmata archaeon, the following are encoded in one genomic region:
- the proS gene encoding proline--tRNA ligase, which translates to MRKEEEFSEWYNEIIEKAELSDKRYPVKGMNVWRPYGWAVMKLIDHAIREEFDATGHGEVNFPVLIPETEFQKEAEHVKGFEGEVFWVTHGGLNELDVRLVLRPTSETAMYPMFKIWIRSHADLPLKVYQIVPVFRYETKMTRSFMRVREIHFFESHTAHATFEDAEQQIREDLQINERLMRLVALPYLVSQRPDWDKFPGAHYSLGADTLMPSGRALQVATFHQYRDNFAKVYDVTFETETGEHKFVHQTTDGMSERILGAILSIHGDEKGIVFPPAVAPVQAVIVPILEKGRQEEILQEAQRLHLDLRERMRVKLDDRDVRPGDKFYYWEARGVPVRVEIGPRDMAKHAVTVVRRDNGQKRELPRDGLPDRLRSVLELMQVDMWNRAEKVLQDNTFTITKLEEAKDGFNRMGWCRDEACGKAISERTGMNVLGTPFYPEEFEGTCVVCGKPTKQVVYAAKVY; encoded by the coding sequence ATGCGGAAAGAAGAGGAATTCTCCGAGTGGTACAACGAGATCATCGAGAAAGCGGAGCTCAGTGACAAGCGCTACCCGGTCAAGGGCATGAACGTGTGGCGGCCGTACGGCTGGGCAGTCATGAAGCTCATCGACCACGCCATCCGCGAGGAGTTCGACGCAACGGGACACGGCGAGGTAAACTTTCCCGTCCTGATCCCCGAGACGGAGTTCCAGAAGGAGGCGGAGCACGTCAAGGGGTTCGAAGGCGAAGTCTTCTGGGTCACGCACGGCGGCCTCAACGAGCTCGACGTGCGCCTTGTCCTCCGCCCCACGTCGGAGACCGCAATGTACCCCATGTTCAAGATCTGGATCCGCAGCCACGCGGATCTCCCGCTCAAGGTGTACCAAATCGTCCCCGTGTTCCGATACGAGACCAAGATGACGCGATCGTTCATGCGCGTGCGCGAGATCCACTTCTTCGAGTCCCACACGGCCCACGCGACGTTCGAGGATGCGGAGCAGCAGATCCGCGAGGACCTCCAGATTAACGAACGCCTCATGCGCCTTGTGGCCTTGCCCTACCTGGTCTCCCAGCGGCCCGACTGGGACAAGTTCCCGGGCGCCCACTACAGCCTCGGGGCCGACACGTTAATGCCGTCCGGGAGAGCGCTCCAGGTGGCCACGTTCCACCAGTATCGGGACAACTTCGCGAAGGTTTACGACGTCACGTTCGAGACCGAGACGGGCGAGCACAAGTTCGTCCATCAGACCACGGACGGGATGAGCGAGCGAATCTTGGGAGCCATCCTGTCCATCCACGGCGACGAGAAGGGCATCGTGTTCCCGCCCGCGGTGGCGCCTGTGCAGGCCGTCATCGTACCCATCCTCGAGAAGGGCCGCCAAGAGGAGATTCTCCAGGAAGCCCAGCGGCTCCATCTCGATCTCCGGGAGCGCATGCGCGTGAAGCTCGACGATCGGGACGTGCGCCCCGGGGACAAGTTCTACTATTGGGAGGCGCGAGGCGTCCCCGTCCGGGTCGAAATCGGCCCGCGCGACATGGCGAAGCATGCGGTCACCGTCGTGCGCCGGGACAACGGTCAGAAGCGCGAGCTACCCCGGGACGGCCTCCCGGATCGCCTGCGGTCCGTCCTGGAGCTCATGCAGGTGGACATGTGGAACCGCGCGGAGAAGGTCCTCCAAGACAACACGTTCACAATCACGAAGCTCGAGGAGGCGAAGGACGGCTTCAACCGGATGGGCTGGTGCCGGGACGAGGCGTGCGGCAAGGCCATCTCCGAGCGCACCGGGATGAACGTCCTCGGAACGCCGTTCTACCCGGAGGAGTTCGAGGGCACGTGCGTCGTCTGCGGCAAGCCGACCAAGCAGGTCGTGTACGCGGCGAAGGTGTACTGA
- the ftcD gene encoding glutamate formimidoyltransferase yields MAEIVECVPNFSEGRRKEVVDAIAAAIAAESGVRILDQEMDANHNRCVITFIGNRDGAARGAFAGARKAVELIDMNLHHGEHPRIGALDVLPFVPVAGVTMEDCVQLARTVGRRIAAELGVPVYLYEAAATRPDRKDLPSVRRGEYEGLKAEIETNPDRRPDFGPPKMHPTAGATVVGARPLLVAWNVNLATKDVRVAKRIAKAIRESDGGLPAVRAKGFELADRGLVQVSMNLIDVHKTSPLRAFEEIARLAAAEGVAIAESEVVGLVPLEPLLEGATAHFKLANFHRSQILETRLWE; encoded by the coding sequence ATGGCCGAGATCGTGGAATGCGTGCCGAACTTCTCCGAGGGCCGGCGGAAGGAGGTCGTCGACGCGATTGCGGCCGCGATCGCCGCGGAATCCGGCGTGCGGATCTTGGACCAGGAGATGGATGCGAACCACAATCGCTGCGTGATCACCTTCATCGGCAACCGCGACGGCGCGGCGCGGGGAGCGTTCGCCGGGGCCCGGAAGGCAGTGGAGCTCATTGACATGAACCTCCACCACGGCGAGCATCCCCGGATTGGCGCGCTCGACGTGTTGCCGTTCGTGCCCGTGGCCGGTGTGACCATGGAGGACTGCGTGCAACTCGCCCGCACCGTGGGCCGCCGCATTGCGGCCGAGCTCGGGGTGCCCGTCTACCTGTACGAAGCCGCCGCAACCCGGCCGGACCGCAAGGACCTGCCCTCCGTGCGCCGCGGCGAGTACGAGGGGCTCAAGGCGGAGATCGAGACGAACCCGGACCGTCGCCCGGATTTCGGGCCGCCCAAGATGCATCCCACCGCGGGCGCGACGGTGGTGGGCGCACGTCCCCTCCTGGTTGCCTGGAATGTCAACCTAGCGACCAAGGACGTGCGGGTCGCGAAGCGAATCGCGAAGGCGATTCGGGAGAGCGACGGCGGCCTCCCAGCGGTGCGGGCCAAGGGCTTCGAGCTCGCGGACCGCGGCCTCGTCCAGGTCTCGATGAACCTGATCGACGTCCACAAGACGTCGCCCCTCCGAGCGTTCGAGGAGATCGCACGCCTCGCGGCCGCGGAGGGCGTCGCGATCGCGGAGAGCGAGGTCGTCGGTCTGGTCCCTCTCGAGCCGTTGCTCGAAGGAGCCACCGCACACTTCAAGCTCGCGAACTTCCATCGGAGCCAGATTCTGGAGACCCGCCTATGGGAGTGA
- a CDS encoding cyclodeaminase/cyclohydrolase family protein, translating into MGVKEERLGEFLDAVAAPTPTTGGGSVSALAGALGAALTRMVVGLARDKKGYEPVQGDLVRIGTEAARLQERLLELVEDDSHAYGAVVAAMKLPRGNDAERAARVKAMQAAYQEATRVPLETMAACSDVLGLAAQALDTGHRGATTDAAVAVLLAEAALRGAGLNVRVNLASIKDEAFRSQAQERAEALLAAGEAASHEALSKAMARL; encoded by the coding sequence ATGGGAGTGAAGGAGGAGCGGCTGGGCGAGTTCCTGGACGCCGTTGCGGCGCCCACGCCGACCACCGGAGGCGGCAGCGTCTCCGCCCTGGCGGGCGCCCTGGGTGCGGCGCTCACGAGGATGGTCGTCGGCTTGGCGCGGGACAAGAAGGGCTACGAGCCCGTGCAGGGCGACCTCGTGCGAATCGGCACCGAGGCGGCTCGGCTGCAGGAGCGCCTGCTCGAGCTCGTGGAGGACGACTCGCACGCGTACGGCGCCGTGGTCGCGGCGATGAAGCTGCCCCGCGGAAACGATGCGGAACGGGCGGCTCGCGTCAAGGCGATGCAGGCGGCCTACCAGGAGGCTACCCGCGTGCCCCTGGAGACCATGGCGGCGTGCTCCGACGTTCTCGGGCTCGCGGCTCAGGCCCTTGACACGGGCCATCGAGGGGCGACGACGGATGCGGCAGTCGCGGTCCTCCTGGCCGAGGCCGCGCTGCGAGGGGCGGGCCTGAATGTGCGCGTGAACCTCGCCTCGATCAAGGACGAGGCGTTCCGGTCGCAGGCGCAGGAGCGAGCGGAAGCCCTCCTCGCCGCTGGGGAAGCCGCGAGTCACGAAGCGCTGTCGAAGGCGATGGCCCGCCTCTAA
- the hutU gene encoding urocanate hydratase, with product MPSVERVKAARGPKLRCKGWRQEAILRMLENNLENAEKPDDLIIYGGTGKAARNWEAFRRIVDALKGLGDDETLLVQSGKPVAIFRTTRDSPRVLTANAHLVPKWSNWETFHELEALGLTMYGQMTAGGWSYIGSQGIVQGTYETFAACARQNFKGSLRGRLVLTGGMGGMGGAQPLAVKMNEGVCLDVEVDEARIRRRIESKYCDLLLRDLDEALEVAKNAVAEKTPLSIGLVANCADVHPELVRRGVRPDVVTDQTSAHDPLGGYIPSGLSVKEAADLRKTDPDAYLRRSRESIAIHCRAMLDLLHTGSVVFDYGNNIRGQAKEAGVENAFEFKGFVPLYIRPMFCEGRGPFRWVAVSGDPEDILKTDRVVLREFPKDATLRRWIDLAERFLPWEGLPARVCWLGYGERARFGTVINRMVGAHELSGPIVITRDHLDAGSVASPYRETEGMRDGSDAIADWPLLNALVNTAAGADLIAVHNGGGVGIGYSTHAGALVVCDGTAEAERRIERVLTTDPGMGVVRHADAGYEDAVRFAKDHGIRMPSLE from the coding sequence GTGCCCTCCGTGGAGCGAGTCAAGGCGGCACGGGGGCCGAAGCTCCGGTGCAAGGGCTGGCGGCAGGAAGCCATCCTCCGGATGCTCGAGAACAACCTCGAGAACGCCGAGAAGCCGGACGACCTGATCATCTACGGGGGCACCGGGAAGGCCGCGAGGAACTGGGAGGCCTTCCGCCGTATCGTGGATGCGTTGAAAGGCCTCGGGGATGACGAGACCCTCCTCGTCCAGAGCGGGAAGCCCGTGGCCATCTTCCGGACGACGCGGGACTCCCCGCGGGTCCTGACCGCGAACGCGCACCTTGTGCCGAAGTGGTCGAACTGGGAGACGTTCCACGAGCTCGAAGCGCTCGGGCTCACGATGTACGGGCAGATGACCGCGGGCGGGTGGTCCTACATCGGCTCGCAAGGCATCGTCCAAGGGACCTACGAAACCTTCGCGGCGTGCGCGCGCCAGAACTTCAAGGGCTCGCTGCGGGGACGCCTCGTGCTCACGGGCGGGATGGGCGGCATGGGGGGCGCGCAGCCCCTCGCGGTCAAGATGAACGAGGGCGTGTGCTTGGACGTCGAGGTGGACGAGGCACGCATCCGACGCCGGATCGAGAGCAAGTACTGCGACCTCCTCCTGCGGGACCTCGACGAGGCCCTCGAGGTCGCGAAGAACGCGGTCGCGGAGAAGACGCCCCTGTCCATCGGCTTGGTCGCGAACTGCGCGGATGTCCATCCCGAGCTCGTGCGACGCGGTGTCCGCCCCGACGTGGTCACGGACCAGACCTCCGCCCACGATCCGCTCGGCGGCTACATTCCGAGCGGCCTCTCCGTGAAGGAGGCTGCGGACCTCCGCAAGACGGACCCGGATGCGTACCTCCGCCGGTCGCGGGAGTCCATCGCCATCCATTGCCGCGCCATGCTCGACCTGCTCCACACCGGGAGCGTGGTCTTCGACTACGGAAACAACATCCGCGGCCAAGCCAAGGAGGCGGGCGTCGAGAATGCGTTCGAGTTCAAAGGCTTCGTCCCGCTGTACATCCGGCCCATGTTCTGCGAGGGCCGCGGCCCCTTCCGCTGGGTGGCCGTGAGCGGCGACCCCGAGGACATCCTGAAGACGGACCGCGTGGTCCTTCGGGAGTTCCCCAAGGACGCGACGTTGAGGCGGTGGATCGATCTCGCGGAAAGGTTCCTGCCGTGGGAGGGCCTCCCGGCCCGCGTGTGCTGGCTCGGCTACGGGGAGCGCGCTCGATTCGGCACCGTGATCAACCGGATGGTCGGCGCCCACGAGCTCTCCGGCCCCATCGTGATCACCCGGGACCACCTGGACGCCGGATCCGTGGCGTCACCCTACCGCGAGACGGAAGGCATGCGCGACGGCTCGGACGCGATCGCGGACTGGCCCCTGCTGAACGCGCTGGTGAACACGGCCGCGGGCGCGGACCTCATTGCCGTACACAACGGCGGCGGCGTGGGGATCGGCTACTCGACCCACGCCGGTGCTCTCGTGGTCTGCGACGGAACGGCCGAGGCGGAGAGGCGGATTGAACGCGTGCTGACCACGGACCCCGGCATGGGCGTCGTGCGCCACGCGGACGCCGGCTACGAGGACGCCGTCCGGTTCGCCAAGGACCACGGCATCCGGATGCCTTCCCTCGAGTGA
- a CDS encoding NUDIX hydrolase produces MPRPLQVHPWVTVDGLLLVEAKLAAVLRRNPPFQGMPALPGGFLELGETTEQAVVREVREETGLETRVSHLVGVFSDPARDPRGHTVTAAYALERTGGELRAGSDAKGVALLDPERLPPMAFDHARIVASWRSG; encoded by the coding sequence GTGCCCCGTCCTCTTCAGGTCCACCCGTGGGTCACCGTGGACGGTCTCCTCCTCGTGGAGGCGAAGCTGGCCGCGGTCCTCCGCCGCAACCCTCCCTTCCAGGGGATGCCCGCGCTTCCGGGCGGCTTCCTGGAGCTCGGCGAGACCACGGAGCAGGCCGTGGTCCGGGAGGTCCGGGAGGAGACGGGTCTCGAGACCCGCGTGTCCCACCTCGTCGGCGTGTTCTCGGATCCTGCCCGGGACCCGCGGGGCCACACGGTCACCGCGGCGTACGCGCTCGAGCGGACGGGCGGCGAGCTGCGCGCGGGCAGCGATGCGAAGGGCGTGGCCCTCCTGGACCCCGAGCGGTTGCCGCCGATGGCCTTCGACCACGCGCGGATTGTGGCTTCGTGGCGGAGCGGCTAA
- a CDS encoding PadR family transcriptional regulator gives MPEISPEWTAELKRGSIQLCLLALLAKEEKYGFQILHELRDTSNGFFDLKEGTLYPALRRLEERGFVESHWKEPGPGEGGMPRKYYRLTSRGRTALSEALAIWRQMTAGAERILEGIT, from the coding sequence ATGCCGGAAATCTCCCCCGAGTGGACCGCCGAGCTGAAGCGCGGGTCGATCCAGCTCTGCCTCCTCGCCCTCCTGGCGAAGGAGGAGAAGTACGGGTTCCAGATCCTCCACGAACTCCGCGACACCTCGAACGGGTTCTTCGACCTCAAGGAAGGGACCCTGTATCCGGCCCTCCGGCGGCTCGAGGAGCGGGGATTCGTGGAGAGCCACTGGAAGGAGCCGGGCCCGGGCGAGGGAGGGATGCCGCGGAAGTACTACCGCCTCACGTCGCGGGGGCGCACGGCGCTTTCCGAGGCCCTGGCGATCTGGCGGCAGATGACCGCGGGCGCGGAACGCATCCTGGAGGGGATAACGTGA
- a CDS encoding twitching motility protein PilT codes for MPRTVLLDANALLMPFQFRLNLEAELRRLLGDVDIAVPTPVLEELRMLAIRDRDARAAERLATRYRSIEGHGAADDALLDLALSLNGIVVTNDQPLLDRLRAQGVPRVFLRSRSHLVGEGL; via the coding sequence GTGCCCCGGACCGTCCTCCTCGACGCGAATGCCCTCCTGATGCCGTTCCAGTTTCGGCTGAACCTCGAGGCGGAGCTACGCCGCCTGCTGGGCGACGTGGACATCGCGGTCCCCACGCCCGTCCTCGAGGAGTTGCGAATGCTCGCCATCCGGGACCGAGACGCGCGGGCCGCCGAGCGTCTCGCCACGAGGTACCGATCCATCGAGGGTCACGGTGCCGCGGACGACGCGTTGCTCGACCTCGCGCTCTCCCTGAACGGGATCGTCGTCACGAACGACCAGCCGCTCCTCGACCGCCTCCGCGCGCAGGGCGTGCCGCGCGTGTTCCTCCGGTCGCGAAGCCATCTCGTGGGCGAGGGGCTGTGA
- a CDS encoding DUF120 domain-containing protein, which produces MKPYHVETLKGIALLGGTKEYVNLSSGELGKLIGVSQQSASQRILELIREGLVTRDLATRRQRIRLTGKGMDLLRKEYADYQRIFEIKETVTISGVVSSGLGEGAFYMRQKGYKEQFRKKLWFEPFEGTLNLKVPSTDLAKVEVLRASSGIEISGFESAGRTFGGAKCFLATLGHLDCAIILPIRSHYSEVIEVISKHYLRGSLGLKDGDSVELIVQL; this is translated from the coding sequence TTGAAGCCCTACCACGTGGAAACCCTGAAGGGAATCGCGCTCCTCGGCGGCACGAAGGAGTACGTGAACCTGTCCTCCGGGGAGCTGGGGAAGCTAATCGGCGTGAGCCAGCAGTCCGCGTCGCAGCGGATCCTGGAGCTGATCCGCGAAGGACTCGTGACCCGGGACCTGGCGACCCGACGCCAACGCATCCGGCTCACCGGGAAGGGGATGGACCTGCTCCGCAAGGAGTACGCGGACTACCAGCGGATCTTCGAGATCAAGGAGACCGTGACCATCTCCGGGGTCGTCTCGAGCGGCCTCGGGGAGGGCGCGTTCTACATGCGGCAAAAAGGTTACAAGGAGCAGTTCCGCAAGAAGCTCTGGTTCGAGCCGTTCGAGGGCACGCTGAACCTGAAGGTCCCGAGCACGGACCTCGCGAAGGTCGAGGTCCTCCGGGCCAGCTCGGGAATCGAGATCAGCGGCTTCGAGTCTGCCGGGCGCACGTTCGGCGGCGCGAAGTGCTTCCTGGCGACCCTGGGTCACCTGGACTGCGCGATCATCCTGCCCATCCGCTCCCACTACTCCGAGGTGATCGAGGTCATCTCGAAGCACTACCTCCGCGGTTCCCTCGGCCTGAAGGACGGCGACAGCGTCGAGCTCATCGTCCAATTGTGA
- a CDS encoding carotenoid biosynthesis protein: MEGGGPRSAVDRGYLAGLVAVLSLEAAGVLVQIVTGRPVPEITLPATVFAVACMVRDRGPRGAMSFGVLVFAIPFGSELLGVLTGIPYGPYAYDAMPGPSLFGIVPVFIYVAWLNIAYLAVATTTLAAGLSRFALALVDGAVAVAWDAMVDPLAVRAGYWTWSRPGGLYGVPLTNFLGWFAVVTVLSLAVRTAWSRDARAPARTSRVLAFIVPALLLGSALSFAALSFDAGFLWSGLIGLAVLVPTVGLAWNRVARMPSGLRAPSPWVRTAPPSRVASRSEERS; the protein is encoded by the coding sequence ATGGAGGGCGGCGGCCCGCGGTCCGCCGTGGACCGGGGGTATCTCGCCGGGCTCGTTGCGGTTCTCAGTCTCGAAGCAGCGGGCGTGCTGGTCCAGATCGTCACGGGCAGACCCGTGCCGGAAATCACGCTTCCCGCGACCGTGTTCGCGGTCGCGTGCATGGTGCGCGACCGCGGCCCCCGCGGCGCGATGTCGTTCGGTGTGCTCGTGTTCGCAATCCCGTTCGGGTCCGAACTCCTCGGAGTCCTCACCGGGATTCCGTACGGACCGTACGCCTACGACGCCATGCCAGGCCCTTCTCTGTTCGGTATCGTGCCCGTATTCATCTACGTGGCGTGGCTCAACATCGCGTACCTCGCCGTGGCGACCACCACCCTGGCCGCGGGCCTTTCGCGGTTCGCCCTCGCCCTCGTGGATGGAGCGGTCGCGGTGGCCTGGGACGCCATGGTCGATCCTCTCGCCGTCCGCGCCGGCTACTGGACCTGGTCGCGCCCGGGCGGCCTGTACGGCGTCCCACTCACAAACTTCCTGGGCTGGTTTGCCGTGGTGACCGTGCTCTCCCTCGCTGTCCGGACGGCGTGGTCCCGAGACGCCCGGGCTCCCGCGCGCACCTCGCGGGTCCTCGCATTCATCGTCCCCGCCCTCCTGCTCGGCTCTGCGCTCTCCTTCGCCGCGTTGTCGTTCGACGCCGGCTTCCTGTGGTCAGGGCTGATCGGACTCGCCGTCCTCGTTCCCACCGTCGGCCTGGCCTGGAATCGGGTCGCGCGGATGCCTTCCGGACTCCGTGCACCGAGTCCCTGGGTCCGGACCGCGCCGCCCTCGCGGGTCGCTTCGCGAAGCGAGGAGCGGTCGTGA
- the purQ gene encoding phosphoribosylformylglycinamidine synthase subunit PurQ — translation MKRAAIRVAVVFIEGTNCEQESAEYFRILGAQAEKVHLKQLTGDVPAELRRDLEDYDILMIPGGFASGDYVRAGTIFAARMRSRLSKELVEFVTAGKPVFGVCNGFQVLVEAGMLPALGGVMTPEPEAVLATNDSSHYECRPSLLKLENGGSCVFTRGLRHGQVVTFISSHAEGKFLLPREHEKRLLRELIDNDQVVFRFVDDRGRYAGYPWNPSGTTYNIAALCNRDGNVFGVQPHPERCFFRHLHPDWTRDGRGDPVYGDGKTIFESALQYVEKRF, via the coding sequence GTGAAGCGCGCCGCGATCCGCGTGGCCGTCGTGTTCATCGAGGGCACGAACTGCGAACAGGAGTCCGCGGAGTACTTCCGGATCCTGGGGGCTCAGGCGGAGAAGGTCCATCTCAAGCAGCTTACGGGCGATGTGCCCGCGGAGCTCCGACGCGACCTGGAGGACTACGACATCCTCATGATTCCGGGAGGGTTCGCTTCCGGAGACTACGTGCGCGCGGGCACGATCTTCGCGGCCCGCATGCGCTCCCGGCTCTCCAAAGAACTCGTGGAATTCGTGACGGCGGGCAAGCCCGTCTTCGGGGTCTGCAACGGATTCCAGGTCCTCGTGGAGGCGGGCATGCTCCCGGCGCTCGGCGGCGTCATGACTCCCGAGCCGGAGGCCGTCCTCGCGACGAACGACTCAAGCCACTACGAATGCCGTCCCAGCCTCCTGAAGCTCGAGAACGGAGGGTCGTGCGTCTTCACGCGCGGCCTGCGACACGGGCAGGTGGTCACCTTCATCAGCTCCCATGCGGAGGGCAAGTTCCTGCTGCCGCGGGAGCACGAGAAGAGACTCCTCCGCGAACTGATCGACAACGATCAGGTCGTGTTCCGGTTCGTGGACGACCGGGGACGGTACGCGGGCTATCCCTGGAACCCGAGCGGCACCACGTACAACATCGCGGCCCTCTGCAACCGCGATGGGAACGTCTTCGGTGTGCAGCCGCACCCGGAGCGCTGCTTCTTCCGGCACCTGCACCCAGACTGGACCCGGGACGGGCGTGGCGACCCCGTGTACGGGGACGGCAAGACGATCTTCGAGAGTGCGCTCCAGTACGTGGAGAAACGCTTCTGA
- the purL gene encoding phosphoribosylformylglycinamidine synthase subunit PurL, which translates to MAGRFRGRDLPFPLHDVLLRDASGGELARISDSLGLALSVSEMRMVQEYFRKEGREPTDVELQALGQAWSEHCCYKSSKVFLREFIFPVQAPYVLDRGDAGVVEFDADHAYALRIESHNHPSAIEPYGGANTGIGGILRDVLAMGAQPIALADPLHFGPLDYPMDKLPPGIKHPKYLFGGVVAGIRDYGNRVGIPTVAGCIAFDEGYVGNIVVNVACVGFGKKSQIVKNRVKALEDVFVLCGGKTGRDGIHGVTFASIDLTEKAVHEWEGGAVQLGDPILKEPLIHACVEAAQRGLLDGLKDLGGGGLSCVVGELALAGGFGAEVDLEKVPLKEEALAPWEIWVSESQERMMLAVAPRNVDAVLQIFDLYDVPATVIGHVISQKHTIVRYRGQVVLDLDIEFYTGGPEYRRPFAPPRDLPRQNGSLPPEPRDYRAMILRLLADPNVASKEYVIRQYDHEVRASTVLKPMQGVIGRASHGDAAVIRPLPDSWRALAIAVSSTPNYTIIDPYRGGATAVDEVCRNLVAVGARPHSFTNCLNFGNPEKPDRLWFFREAVRGLGETAKALGVPIPSGNVSLYNESALGPSPPTPVILGVGMIPDLRKCVTSDLKRSGDALFLVGRTENEFGGSEYFRLRRRAGGIVPATDPLGLKASIDHLLEAIDARTVAACHDLTHGGLAVAAAEMCLGGDLGSDLDTAAMGPARWDVQLFSESNGRWLVEVARRQEEQFEHLLEGIPLTYVGRTGGASLRARNATRRVSLPVTTMREAWSEAIPKQVVVS; encoded by the coding sequence GTGGCGGGGCGATTCCGTGGGCGGGACCTTCCGTTCCCGCTGCACGACGTGCTTCTTCGTGACGCATCGGGCGGGGAGCTCGCGAGGATCAGCGACAGCTTGGGGCTGGCCCTGAGCGTCTCCGAAATGCGGATGGTCCAGGAGTACTTCCGCAAGGAGGGCCGGGAGCCCACGGACGTGGAGCTCCAGGCTCTTGGGCAGGCGTGGTCCGAGCACTGCTGCTACAAGTCTTCCAAGGTCTTCCTCCGGGAATTCATCTTCCCCGTGCAGGCGCCCTACGTCCTGGACCGCGGCGACGCGGGCGTCGTCGAGTTCGACGCCGACCACGCGTACGCCCTCCGTATCGAGAGCCACAACCACCCGTCCGCGATCGAGCCGTACGGCGGGGCGAACACGGGCATCGGCGGCATCCTTCGGGACGTGCTCGCCATGGGGGCCCAGCCCATCGCGCTCGCCGATCCGCTGCACTTCGGGCCGCTCGACTACCCCATGGACAAGCTGCCGCCCGGGATCAAGCACCCGAAGTACCTGTTCGGCGGCGTCGTCGCGGGGATCCGGGACTACGGGAACCGCGTGGGCATTCCCACGGTCGCGGGATGCATTGCGTTCGACGAAGGCTACGTCGGGAACATCGTCGTGAACGTGGCGTGCGTGGGCTTCGGGAAGAAGTCCCAGATCGTGAAGAACCGGGTGAAGGCCCTCGAGGACGTGTTCGTCCTCTGCGGCGGGAAGACGGGGCGGGACGGCATCCACGGCGTGACCTTCGCGAGCATCGACCTCACGGAGAAGGCGGTCCACGAATGGGAGGGCGGCGCGGTCCAGCTCGGGGACCCCATCCTCAAGGAGCCCCTGATCCACGCGTGCGTGGAGGCAGCCCAGCGCGGTCTCCTGGACGGATTGAAGGATCTCGGCGGCGGCGGGCTGTCGTGCGTGGTTGGCGAGCTCGCCCTGGCGGGCGGCTTCGGCGCCGAGGTGGACCTGGAGAAGGTGCCGCTCAAGGAGGAGGCCCTCGCCCCCTGGGAGATCTGGGTCTCCGAGAGCCAGGAACGGATGATGCTCGCGGTCGCGCCCCGGAACGTGGACGCGGTCCTGCAAATCTTCGACCTGTACGACGTCCCCGCCACGGTCATCGGCCATGTGATCTCGCAGAAGCACACGATCGTGCGCTACCGCGGCCAGGTCGTCCTCGATCTCGACATCGAGTTTTACACGGGTGGGCCGGAATACCGGCGCCCGTTTGCGCCCCCCAGGGACCTGCCGCGGCAGAATGGCTCCCTGCCCCCTGAACCGCGCGACTACCGCGCGATGATCCTGAGACTCCTCGCCGACCCGAACGTCGCGTCGAAGGAGTACGTGATCCGCCAGTACGACCACGAGGTCCGCGCGTCGACCGTGCTGAAGCCCATGCAAGGGGTCATCGGACGGGCGAGCCACGGCGACGCGGCAGTGATTCGCCCGCTTCCCGACTCATGGCGCGCCCTGGCCATCGCGGTCTCCTCGACCCCGAACTACACGATCATCGATCCGTACCGCGGCGGTGCAACCGCGGTCGATGAGGTCTGCCGAAACCTCGTGGCGGTCGGTGCGCGCCCGCACTCGTTCACAAACTGCCTCAACTTCGGGAACCCGGAGAAGCCCGATCGCCTGTGGTTCTTCCGGGAGGCGGTCCGCGGGCTTGGCGAGACGGCGAAGGCCCTCGGGGTGCCGATCCCCTCGGGAAACGTCTCCCTGTACAACGAGTCCGCGCTGGGACCGTCTCCGCCCACGCCCGTGATCTTGGGCGTGGGGATGATACCCGACCTGCGCAAGTGCGTGACGTCGGACCTCAAGCGGTCGGGGGATGCCCTGTTCCTGGTCGGGCGTACGGAGAACGAGTTCGGCGGGTCCGAGTATTTCCGCCTCCGGCGACGGGCGGGCGGAATCGTGCCCGCCACGGATCCGCTGGGTCTGAAGGCCTCCATCGACCATCTCCTGGAGGCGATCGACGCGAGGACCGTGGCCGCGTGCCACGACCTGACCCACGGCGGGCTTGCGGTGGCCGCGGCGGAGATGTGCTTGGGCGGAGACCTGGGTTCCGACCTCGACACGGCGGCGATGGGTCCCGCGCGCTGGGACGTTCAGCTCTTCTCCGAGTCGAACGGTCGCTGGCTCGTCGAGGTGGCCCGCCGCCAGGAGGAGCAGTTCGAACATCTCCTGGAGGGGATTCCGCTCACCTACGTCGGCCGAACGGGCGGCGCCTCGCTGCGGGCTCGGAACGCGACGCGGCGCGTCTCGCTCCCGGTGACCACGATGCGCGAGGCTTGGTCCGAAGCCATCCCGAAGCAGGTGGTGGTCTCGTGA